Sequence from the Methanobacterium alkalithermotolerans genome:
CCATAATCTTTACTTTTTAATGAGATACTGGAAGAGAAACTCCAGTGACACATCCTGGAAGATGGTGAAAAAAACTCTGGACCGGATGCAGCAGGGAGGTATTTATGACCAGGTGGGATTTGGTTTCCACCGTTATGCAGTAGATCCAGAATGGCTGGTACCTCACTTTGAGAAAATGCTTTATGATCAGGCTTTAATTTCCATGGCCTACCTGGAATCTTTTCAAATTAGTGGGGAGGAGAAATATGCTAAAACTGCAAAGGAAATATTTGAATATGTTTTAAGAGATTTAAAATCTCCAGAGGGTGGTTTTTACTCCGCTGAAGACGCAGATAGTGAAGGAGTTGAGGGTAAATTTTATATGTGGAGTAAAGAAGAAATTGATGTTATTTTAGGGGATAGTTCGGAGCTTATATGTGATATTTTTCAGGTGCAAAAAGAAGGAAACTTTAAAGAAGAATCCACCGGGAAAAAAACAGGGAAAAATATTTTATTTTTGAAAAAATCTTTAGAAGAGATTTCTAAAGAAAAACAAATTAGCCTCAAAAAACTGGAATCCATAATAGAAGAGTCACGCAGTAAATTATTCCAGGTTAGGGAAAAAAGAATACACCCCCATAAAGACGATAAAATACTCACCGACTGGAATGGTCTTATGATAGCGGCCCTTTCCCGGGGAGCACAGGTATTTAAGGAAGAAAGATACCTGAAAGCTGCTGAAAAAGCAGTGGATTTTATTTTTAAGAACCTTTATTCTAATAAAAGATTACTGCATCGCTATCGAGAAGGTGAAGGAGCTATAAATGGATACCTTGATGACTACGCCTTCCTTATATGGGGACTTCTAGAACTGTATCAGGCCAGTTTCAAAGTTAAATATCTTTCTAAAGCCTTTGAATTAAATCAGTCATTGCTGGATCAATTTTTAGATAAAAGTGAAGGTGGTTTTTATTTTACACCTGCAGATGGAGAAACAGTCCTATTACGAAAAAAAGAAAGTTATGATAGTGCCATACCCTCTGGAAACTCAGTTCAAGTACTTAACCTGTTAAAAATGAGTCTTTTAAGTGAAGATGCCCGGTTGAAGGAAACCGCCCATAAATGTCTGAATTATTTTTCATCTAAAATAAAAAGATCTCCCCTGGGGCATACCCACTTTTTAAATGCCCTGGATTTTGAATGGGGGCCTTACTGGAAATTGGTAATTGCCTGTCCTCCAGGTAAGAAGAACTCTAAAAAAGTAAGCCAGTTACTGAGTACTTATTTTTTGCCTAACCTTGTTATGGTTTTAAAAGAAGATGGTTTAGAAGAAAAATGGCCTTTTGAAGTTCAAGACTCTTTTTCGGCAAAAAAGTCCATTGAAAATCAATGTACTGCTTATCTATGTTCAGATAAAGATTGTAAAAATCCAACTACTCACATGGATAAATTATTAAGTTTTATAGATTTGAAAAAGGTATCCTGATTATTGGCGATGAAAATCCAAGAAAAAAATAAGGAGATTTAAATGAAATCTGAAAAAAATGAACCTGAAAAACCTCCTGAAAAGCATCATACTCCCCACCCGAATGAAAAGGACCATACTCATCATTCTATAAAAGAAAAAAAGCATAAAGAGTCCCACCATAACCATAGCGTTAATCATGTTTCCTCACAAGAACCTGTATCACCACACAGCTCTCATCACGGACATATGATGGAGGATTATAAGAAAAGATTCGTGGTATCGGTGATACTGACATTTCCTGTATTTTTATTATCCCCCATGATCCAAGAAGCAATAGGTATAGGGGATTTTATTAGTTTTCCTGGCGATGAATATGTTTTTTTCATTTTAGCCTCTTTAGTATTTGTTTACGGTGGTTATCCTTTTATCAAAGGTTTTATTAAAGAATCAAAAAACAAAAGACCAGGGATGATGACCCTGATTGCCGTGGCAATAATTGTCTCCTATACTTACAGTACCGCGGTTATTTTTGGACTTCAGGGGATGGATCTGTTTCCAGAACTGGTAATATTAATAGATATCATGCTTCTGGGTCACTGGATTGAGATGAGATCTATCCAGGGTGCATCAAAAGCTCTTGAAAAATTAGCGAAACTATTGCCCAAAAAAGCCCACCTCATTACAGAAGAGGGAAAAATAAAGAACGTTCCTCTAGAATCTCTCCAGATTAATGATAAAATAGTGGTTAAACCTGGTGAAAAAATCCCGGCTGATGGAAAAATTATAGCCGGTAAAAGTTTCGTAAATGAGGCTTTACTTACTGGAGAATCCACTCCTTTAGATAAAACAGTTGGTGATGAAGTTATTGGTGGATCCATAAATGGTGAAGGTTCTATTGACATTCAAATAGAAAAAACTGGTAAAGATTCTTTTTTGTCTCAGGTTATTGATCTGGTTAATCAGGCCCAGGAAAGAAAATCGCATACTCAAGATTTAACTGATCGGGCGGGTTTATGGCTTACCATTATTGCCTTAGGATCAGGAGCCATTACTATAATGGTCTGGTTTGGTATTTTCAATATGAACCTGGCCTTTTCTTTAGAAAGAACGGTGACCGTAATGGTAACTGCCTGTCCGCATGCCCTGGGATTAGCCATACCTCTGGTAATAGCTGTTTCTACATCAATATCTGCCAAAAATGGATTTTTGATTAAAAATAGAAGTAATTTTGAAGATTCAAAGGATATTGATGCGGTCATATTTGATAAAACTGGTACTCTAACCAGGGGAGAACTGGGAGTAAGTGATATTTATTCACTTAACAGCGAATATGATGAAGGAGACCTTTTAAAGTATGCTGCTTCTCTAGAATCTAAATCAGAACATCCCATAGCCCAGGGTATTGTATCAGCTGTGGAAGAGACTTTTAAGGTAGAAGAATTTGAATCCCATCCCGGAAAAGGAATTTCAGGGATAGTGGATTCAAAAAAAATAGAAGTAGTTAGTCCTGGCTTTATTAAAGAAAGAGGAATAGATCCAGAAGATGAAAAAGTCTTAAATCTTTTTTCTCAGGGAAAAACTGTGGTTTTCATATTGATTGATGAAGAACTGGCAGGTTGCATTGCCCTGGCAGATGTTATTAGAGAAGAATCCCCAGAGACCATAAAGCAACTTCAAAATAAAGGAATAAAATGTATAATGCTTACTGGTGATACCGAAGGTGTGGCTCGATGGGTTAGTGATGAATTAAAATTAGATGAATACTTCTTCCAGGTTCTTCCTAAAGAAAAAGCAGAAAAGGTAAAAGAAATTCAAGATAGGGGATTTAAAGTGGCTATGACTGGAGATGGGGTTAACGATGCCCCTGCACTGGCCCAGGCAGATGTGGGAATAGCCATTGGAGCAGGTACAGATGTGGCCATGGAAACGGCAGATATTATTCTGGTAAGGAGTAATCCCCTGGATGTGGTGGCCCTATTAGAACTTTCCTCTGCCACCTATCGTAAGATGTGGGAAAATCTCTTGTGGGCCAGTGGCTACAATGCCTTTGCCATACCCCTGGCAGCAGGAGTGCTTTATTATCAGGGTATAATCCTTAGCCCGGCCATGGGCGCCATTTTAATGTCTCTGAGTACGGTTATTGTTGCCTTAAATGCCCAGTTATTCAAATTCAATCCCCCGCAGTTACGAAAAGGAAATAAGAAATAATGGTATTTATTAAAAATAAAAATTTTAATATTTTTTAGTAAAAAAATAATGAAAATTAAAACTTTAATAAATAAAAAAGGTCATATTAATTATTATATATTAAAAAAGGTTATTATTTATTTTCTTATTAGGATATTAGTTCCATAAAACCATAAATTAAATATATTAATATGGTCCATAGAATTAGTATTGTTAAAATATTTGTAGGTGTTAATATGGAAAAAACTCTGGAAAATTTAACCAAAGCCTTTATTGGAGAAAGCCAAGCTAGAAACAGGTATACTTTTTATTCTAAAATTGCTAAAAAAGAAGGATTTCCTCAAATTTCGGAGCTATTTCTTAAGACTGCAGATAATGAAAGAGAACATGCCAAATGGTTGTTACGTTTAATTAACGAGCTTAAAAAAGAATCAGGAAAACCTATAGATTCTATTATTGTGGAAGCAGAAGCACCAACCACTTTAGGCACTACTACTGATAACCTTAAAGCTGCCATTGAAGGGGAACATTATGAAAATACCGAGATGTATCCCGAATTTGCAGAAGTTGCAGAAGAAGAAGGATATAAAGAAATTGCAAAACGTTTAAGAGCCATTTCTAAAGCAGAAGAACACCACGAAGATAGATATATAAAATTACTGGAAATAGTGGAATCAGGTACTGCTTTTGAAAAAACAGAAGAAGTAACCTGGATATGTCAAAAATGTGCTTATACTCACCAGGGAACAACTCCCCCAGAAGAATGTCCTTCCTGTGATCATCCTACCAAATACTTTGAAATTCTTTGTGAAGAATATTAATTAAAAAAAGTTAGAAGGATAGCAAATGACCAAAATAAATGAAATATATCGTTGTAATGTATGCGGCAATATAGTAGAAATGGTCCATGCAGGTGTGGGTGAACTAATATGCTGTGGGCAGCCTATG
This genomic interval carries:
- a CDS encoding thioredoxin domain-containing protein translates to MVSREKEKKFENHLINEKSPYLLQHAHNPVDWHPWTEDTFSKAKNENKPVFLSIGYSTCHWCHVMAHESFEDPEIGELLNRVFVPVKVDREERPDIDSTYMNVCQMMTGSGGWPLTIIMTPDKKPFFSGTYFPKESRYGNLGLKDIILKVEDLWKNKPQEALISADKIVNLLEKISVVENKEDLNNDLLDNAYTALKESFDNVHGGFGMIQKFPTPHNLYFLMRYWKRNSSDTSWKMVKKTLDRMQQGGIYDQVGFGFHRYAVDPEWLVPHFEKMLYDQALISMAYLESFQISGEEKYAKTAKEIFEYVLRDLKSPEGGFYSAEDADSEGVEGKFYMWSKEEIDVILGDSSELICDIFQVQKEGNFKEESTGKKTGKNILFLKKSLEEISKEKQISLKKLESIIEESRSKLFQVREKRIHPHKDDKILTDWNGLMIAALSRGAQVFKEERYLKAAEKAVDFIFKNLYSNKRLLHRYREGEGAINGYLDDYAFLIWGLLELYQASFKVKYLSKAFELNQSLLDQFLDKSEGGFYFTPADGETVLLRKKESYDSAIPSGNSVQVLNLLKMSLLSEDARLKETAHKCLNYFSSKIKRSPLGHTHFLNALDFEWGPYWKLVIACPPGKKNSKKVSQLLSTYFLPNLVMVLKEDGLEEKWPFEVQDSFSAKKSIENQCTAYLCSDKDCKNPTTHMDKLLSFIDLKKVS
- a CDS encoding heavy metal translocating P-type ATPase gives rise to the protein MKSEKNEPEKPPEKHHTPHPNEKDHTHHSIKEKKHKESHHNHSVNHVSSQEPVSPHSSHHGHMMEDYKKRFVVSVILTFPVFLLSPMIQEAIGIGDFISFPGDEYVFFILASLVFVYGGYPFIKGFIKESKNKRPGMMTLIAVAIIVSYTYSTAVIFGLQGMDLFPELVILIDIMLLGHWIEMRSIQGASKALEKLAKLLPKKAHLITEEGKIKNVPLESLQINDKIVVKPGEKIPADGKIIAGKSFVNEALLTGESTPLDKTVGDEVIGGSINGEGSIDIQIEKTGKDSFLSQVIDLVNQAQERKSHTQDLTDRAGLWLTIIALGSGAITIMVWFGIFNMNLAFSLERTVTVMVTACPHALGLAIPLVIAVSTSISAKNGFLIKNRSNFEDSKDIDAVIFDKTGTLTRGELGVSDIYSLNSEYDEGDLLKYAASLESKSEHPIAQGIVSAVEETFKVEEFESHPGKGISGIVDSKKIEVVSPGFIKERGIDPEDEKVLNLFSQGKTVVFILIDEELAGCIALADVIREESPETIKQLQNKGIKCIMLTGDTEGVARWVSDELKLDEYFFQVLPKEKAEKVKEIQDRGFKVAMTGDGVNDAPALAQADVGIAIGAGTDVAMETADIILVRSNPLDVVALLELSSATYRKMWENLLWASGYNAFAIPLAAGVLYYQGIILSPAMGAILMSLSTVIVALNAQLFKFNPPQLRKGNKK
- the rbr gene encoding rubrerythrin gives rise to the protein MEKTLENLTKAFIGESQARNRYTFYSKIAKKEGFPQISELFLKTADNEREHAKWLLRLINELKKESGKPIDSIIVEAEAPTTLGTTTDNLKAAIEGEHYENTEMYPEFAEVAEEEGYKEIAKRLRAISKAEEHHEDRYIKLLEIVESGTAFEKTEEVTWICQKCAYTHQGTTPPEECPSCDHPTKYFEILCEEY